A stretch of Brassica napus cultivar Da-Ae chromosome C6, Da-Ae, whole genome shotgun sequence DNA encodes these proteins:
- the LOC106357250 gene encoding transcription factor MYB122-like, with product MFSSKDHVLSFFDLSPDHNKKSLFFLLSLFFFFLSFFSFSSFYCNNQKSRMVRTPCCRAEGLKKGAWTQEEDQKLIAYVQHHGEGGWRTLPDKAGLKRCGKSCRLRWANYLRPDIKRGELSQEEEDSIINLHAIHGNKWSAIARRLPGRTDNEIKNHWNTHIKKRLIKKGIDPLTHKSLDHSETLPDKSIGHQEDDDQKSNNKKSLGPSSARFLNRVANRFGKRLDHSALSDIIGSGGPFTTHTTPTTSASECEKSTSSLSTPNSSNLHMIHDATSLSSSTFSNDTSAQLVYDNIFDDVEDMTGFSSRFLNDIVSHDDEDLLMLDESSSDNTLFMKELTMILKGDKTETMSFNDSHLAAINVVDDYSFEGIDNWFG from the exons ATGTTCTCATCAAAAGATCATGTCCTTTCTTTCTTTGATCTATCACCAGACCACAAcaaaaaatctttattttttcttctttctctcttttttttctttctctcttttttttctttctctagcttCTATTGTAACAATCAAAAATCAAGAATGGTACGGACACCGTGCTGCAGAGCAGAAGGGTTGAAGAAAGGAGCATGGACTCAAGAAGAAGACCAAAAGCTCATTGCATACGTTCAACATCACGGTGAAGGAGGTTGGCGAACCCTTCCCGACAAAGCTG gaCTCAAAAGATGTGGAAAAAGCTGCAGATTGAGATGGGCCAATTACCTTAGACCTGACATTAAGCGTGGTGAGTTAAGCCAAGAGGAGGAAGATTCCATCATTAATCTCCATGCCATTCATGGCAACAA ATGGTCAGCCATAGCTCGTCGATTACCAGGAAGAACAGACAACGAGATCAAGAACCACTGGAACACCCACATCAAGAAACGTCTTATAAAGAAAGGCATCGATCCCTTGACCCACAAATCACTTGACCATTCCGAGACATTGCCGGATAAAAGCATCGGTCATCAGGAGGATGATGATCAGAAGTCAAACAATAAAAAGTCCTTAGGGCCATCATCAGCTCGGTTCCTGAACAGAGTAGCAAATAGATTTGGTAAGAGACTCGACCACAGTGCTCTGTCTGATATTATTGGAAGTGGTGGCCCATTTACTACTCACACTACTCCAACTACTAGTGCTTCTGAATGTGAGAAGTCAACAAGTTCTCTTTCCACACCAAACTCTTCTAATCTCCACATGATCCACGATGCAACATCTTTGTCCTCGTCTACGTTCTCTAACGATACCTCCGCTCAGTTAGTGTACGACAATATCTTTGATGACGTAGAAGATATGACGGGATTTTCATCAAGATTTTTGAATGATATTGTTtctcatgatgatgaagatctCTTGATGCTGGATGAATCTTCTTCAGACAATACTTTGTTCATGAAGGAACTTACAATGATTCTCAAAGGGGATAAAACCGAGACGATGTCGTTTAATGATAGCCACCTGGCGGCCATCAATGTTGTTGATGACTACTCCTTTGAAGGGATTGACAACTGGTTTGGATAA
- the LOC106411693 gene encoding cytosolic sulfotransferase 18 — protein sequence MESEPLTGTTVPNQDKTETESSEFEKNQERYQTLISTFTHEKGWRPKEPFIEYGGHWWVQPLLEGCLHAQEFFQARPNDIFVCSYPKTGTTWLKALTFAIVNRSRFDDSSNPLLKRNPHEFVPYIEIDFPFFPQVDVLNDKGNTLFSTHIPCESLPDSVVKSRCKLVYIWRDPKDTFISLWTFLHKERSELGPVSKLEEAFDMFCRGLSGYGPYLDHVLGYWKAYQENPDKILFLKYEFMRADPLPYVKRLAEFMGYGFTEEEEEKGVAEKVVDLCSFETLKNLEANKGEKEREDRAAVYANSAYFRKGKVGDWLNYLTPEMAARIDGIMEEKFKDTGLLEHGQ from the coding sequence ATGGAATCAGAGCCTTTAACCGGAACGACCGTACCGAACCAAGACAAGACCGAAACAGAGTCATCAGAGTTCGAGAAGAATCAAGAACGGTACCAAACACTAATCTCCACGTTCACACACGAGAAAGGCTGGAGACCAAAGGAACCCTTCATCGAGTACGGTGGTCACTGGTGGGTACAGCCTCTCCTCGAAGGCTGCCTTCACGCGCAAGAGTTCTTCCAAGCTCGACCCAACGACATCTTCGTGTGTAGCTACCCAAAGACAGGCACCACTTGGCTCAAAGCTTTGACTTTCGCCATCGTAAACCGATCACGCTTCGACGATTCCTCGAACCCTCTCCTCAAACGTAACCCTCACGAGTTCGTTCCTTACATCGAGATCGACTTCCCTTTCTTCCCTCAAGTCGATGTTCTCAACGACAAAGGCAACACTCTGTTCTCAACTCACATCCCTTGCGAGTCATTACCGGATTCAGTTGTGAAGTCACGTTGTAAGCTGGTTTACATCTGGAGAGATCCAAAGGATACTTTCATCTCTCTATGGACGTTTCTACACAAAGAGAGGTCAGAGCTTGGTCCTGTAAGCAAACTCGAGGAGGCTTTTGATATGTTCTGTCGAGGTTTGTCTGGTTACGGTCCTTATCTTGATCATGTCTTGGGTTACTGGAAAGCTTACCAAGAGAATCCGGATAAGATCTTGTTCCTCAAGTACGAGTTTATGAGAGCTGATCCTTTGCCGTATGTGAAGAGGTTGGCTGAGTTTATGGGGTATGGATTcacggaagaggaagaggagaaggGTGTTGCTGAGAAAGTGGTGGATCTTTGCAGCTTCGAGACGTTGAAGAATCTTGAAGCTAACAAAGGGGAGAAAGAGAGGGAAGATCGTGCTGCTGTTTACGCGAATAGCGCGTATTTTAGGAAAGGTAAGGTTGGAGATTGGTTGAATTATTTGACTCCAGAGATGGCTGCTCGTATTGATGGGATAATGGAAGAGAAGTTCAAGGATACAGGTTTGCTTGAACATGGTCAATGA